From one Streptomyces chromofuscus genomic stretch:
- a CDS encoding cation-translocating P-type ATPase: MSEQRGDRDFDAGTDAPPTTWSASSAGGLSSPEAARRLTLHGPNAIPAEPRAPVWRRVLQQLRDPLILVLLVAAALTIATGDLSDAAVILLVITVNTAVGVVQEVRAEQAVMALSAMSAPTARVVRDGEERSLAAAEVVPGDLVLVAEGDIVPADGDVLTAALLLADESSLTGESVPVEKAPDSDPSHGTMSAGTVVVRGHGRVMITATGTDSALGRIATLMGAAPGPTPLQRRLAGFGRVLAAAIVALCAVVLALGLVRGQPVELMIVAAISLAVAAVPESLPAVVTLALALGARRMADRHAIVRRLPAVETLGSVTVIATDKTGTLTEGRMAAERLWTPRGQATVLGTGYEPHGRVVRDGRTVTANDAPDLAALLRVAMLCNDAALEPPPYGSTEWRALGDPTEAALLAAGARLGLDRAALDRELPRVEEIPFDSGRKRMTTVHRRPDGAVRVACKGAPESVLRPQVLAEGPELLAGAAARAEALARDGYRVLAVASADREEAWEPAGTWESGLSLLGLVGILDPPRAASEPTIAACKRAGIVPVLITGDHPLTARAVAERLGIASREDEVTTGQRIREGTAGELTGVRIYARTTPEQKLDIVEAWRGAGQVVAMTGDGVNDGPALRRADIGVAMGRRGTEVARQAADLVLADDNPATIMSAVEEGRRVYANVRRFLLYALAGGTAEILVMLLGPFLGMPLPLLPAQILWINLLTHGLPGVALGAEPVAPDAMRHPPRPPEESVLGAGLWPRILLMGAFVATVTLVAGVWARETGRPWQSMIFLVLGATQLGVALGSRARPGSLANPFLLVAVGVALGLQAAGVYLPPLRDLLGTELLSLGDLAIACALSGLGHVVMRVQARLWPERRPRGASAGGGDPGGRRSRSARVQRPG, translated from the coding sequence GTGAGCGAGCAGCGGGGCGACCGGGATTTCGATGCGGGCACCGACGCACCCCCTACGACATGGTCCGCATCTTCCGCGGGGGGTCTGTCGTCGCCCGAGGCCGCGCGTCGACTGACGCTTCACGGGCCGAACGCGATCCCGGCAGAGCCGCGTGCCCCCGTATGGCGACGGGTGCTGCAGCAGTTGCGCGACCCGCTGATCCTGGTGCTGCTGGTGGCCGCCGCCTTGACGATCGCCACCGGTGATCTCTCCGATGCCGCCGTGATTCTGCTCGTCATCACGGTGAACACCGCGGTCGGCGTCGTTCAGGAGGTACGAGCCGAACAGGCGGTGATGGCCCTGTCCGCCATGAGTGCGCCCACCGCCAGAGTCGTACGGGACGGCGAGGAACGCTCCCTCGCGGCTGCCGAGGTGGTGCCCGGCGATCTGGTCCTCGTGGCCGAGGGCGACATCGTGCCCGCCGACGGGGACGTACTGACCGCGGCCTTGCTGCTGGCGGACGAGTCCTCGCTGACGGGGGAGTCCGTTCCGGTGGAGAAGGCCCCAGACAGCGACCCGTCGCACGGCACGATGTCGGCGGGCACGGTTGTCGTCCGCGGCCACGGACGCGTCATGATCACCGCCACGGGAACCGACAGCGCGCTCGGCCGGATCGCAACCCTGATGGGTGCCGCACCCGGTCCGACCCCGCTGCAGCGCCGGCTGGCGGGATTCGGCCGGGTCCTGGCAGCCGCGATCGTGGCACTGTGCGCTGTGGTTCTGGCCCTCGGGCTGGTGCGCGGACAGCCCGTGGAACTGATGATCGTGGCGGCGATCAGCCTCGCGGTCGCCGCCGTACCGGAGTCCCTGCCCGCCGTCGTCACGCTCGCCCTCGCCCTGGGGGCACGGCGGATGGCGGACCGGCACGCCATCGTCCGCAGACTGCCCGCGGTGGAGACCCTGGGCTCCGTCACGGTGATCGCCACCGACAAGACCGGCACCCTGACCGAGGGCCGAATGGCAGCCGAACGGCTGTGGACGCCGCGCGGGCAGGCCACGGTCCTGGGCACCGGATACGAGCCCCATGGCCGGGTCGTCCGCGACGGGCGGACGGTCACGGCGAACGACGCACCCGACCTGGCGGCACTGCTGCGCGTCGCGATGCTGTGCAACGACGCCGCGCTGGAGCCACCGCCGTACGGCTCGACGGAGTGGCGCGCGCTGGGTGACCCGACGGAGGCCGCGCTGCTGGCGGCAGGGGCCAGGCTCGGACTGGACCGGGCGGCGCTGGACCGCGAACTGCCGCGCGTCGAGGAGATCCCGTTCGACAGCGGCCGCAAGCGCATGACGACCGTCCACCGCCGGCCGGACGGCGCAGTGCGGGTCGCCTGCAAGGGCGCGCCGGAGTCCGTGCTCCGACCGCAGGTCCTGGCCGAGGGCCCGGAGCTGCTTGCCGGGGCGGCGGCGCGGGCGGAGGCACTGGCACGTGACGGATACCGGGTGCTCGCCGTCGCGTCGGCCGACCGCGAGGAAGCATGGGAACCGGCCGGCACATGGGAGTCGGGCCTGTCGCTGCTCGGCCTCGTCGGCATCCTCGACCCGCCCCGCGCCGCATCCGAGCCGACGATCGCCGCCTGCAAACGCGCGGGTATCGTCCCTGTACTCATCACCGGCGACCATCCGCTGACCGCCCGGGCCGTGGCCGAGCGACTCGGCATTGCCTCCCGGGAGGACGAGGTCACCACCGGGCAACGGATCCGGGAGGGAACGGCGGGCGAGCTGACCGGCGTACGAATCTACGCGCGGACCACTCCCGAGCAGAAGCTGGACATCGTCGAGGCATGGCGCGGGGCCGGGCAGGTGGTGGCGATGACGGGTGACGGGGTCAACGACGGCCCGGCCCTGCGCCGGGCCGACATCGGTGTCGCCATGGGGCGGCGCGGCACCGAAGTGGCCCGCCAGGCCGCCGACCTGGTGCTCGCCGACGACAACCCGGCCACCATCATGTCGGCCGTCGAAGAGGGACGCCGGGTCTACGCAAACGTGCGCCGGTTCCTGCTCTACGCGCTCGCCGGAGGCACCGCGGAGATCCTCGTGATGCTCCTCGGACCCTTCCTGGGGATGCCGCTGCCCCTGCTGCCCGCACAGATCCTGTGGATCAACCTGCTCACGCACGGCCTGCCCGGTGTCGCGCTCGGTGCGGAGCCCGTCGCCCCGGACGCGATGCGCCATCCGCCCCGGCCCCCCGAGGAGAGCGTGCTGGGCGCCGGCCTGTGGCCGCGCATTCTGCTCATGGGCGCCTTCGTCGCCACTGTGACCCTGGTGGCCGGCGTGTGGGCCAGGGAGACGGGCCGCCCCTGGCAGTCCATGATCTTCCTGGTCCTCGGCGCGACGCAGCTGGGCGTTGCCTTGGGCTCCCGCGCCCGTCCGGGAAGCCTGGCCAACCCGTTCCTGCTGGTTGCCGTGGGTGTGGCCCTGGGCCTTCAGGCGGCCGGCGTCTATCTGCCCCCTCTCCGGGACCTGCTGGGCACAGAGCTGCTGTCGCTCGGGGACCTGGCGATCGCCTGCGCGTTGTCCGGTCTCGGCCATGTGGTCATGCGTGTGCAGGCACGGCTGTGGCCGGAGCGGCGGCCGCGCGGCGCCTCGGCGGGAGGCGGCGATCCCGGTGGTCGGCGTTCCCGCTCCGCCCGGGTGCAGCGTCCTGGCTGA
- the fdhF gene encoding formate dehydrogenase subunit alpha, producing MNAVTIEVDGTGVEVPEASSVLTAVRAAGIELPALCSDDRLSPAGSCRTCLVRAEGRIAAACVTPASPGMRVDTRSDEVVRLRRDAVEVIVSALPPRALADDSPSELAHVCRSMGIGPEAAQGAGGQGADESHPYVHLDRDLCIACGRCVRMCSELQGTFALTLVGRGGDTVVAPGTGGPWAESDCVACGGCVDTCPTGAITQPGPARGLTSAFHPVKARTRTTCGYCGVGCTLDVIAHDGEVTAVLPAPDGPVNRGHACVKGRFCHGFRTSPERLTRPLLRRDGVLEPVGWDEALAHVARGLRAAVDAGGPDSVAAISSARATNEENYLVQKFMRVVIGTNNVDNCSRLCHSPSAAGLTASFGLSGGTDTFDDVERADCLLVVGANPVEAHPVVGARLLRRVLRGARLVVADPRAVGLALHADVHLRPRPGTNVALFHGLAHVLLAEGLTDEAFLRERATGLPELTELLADYPPDRVADLTGVPAPDLVTAARLYGSADHPAIVYGLGVTEHLHGTDGVRSLANLAILCGAVGTDRGHGVNPLRGQNNVQGASDMGALPDVLPGYGKVTDPAVRMRAEGVWGVPVPGRPGLRIPDMFAAARAGDLRALWVIGEDVCATDPDANRVVHALDACPLVVCNELFLSETAQHADVVLPVASWLEKDGTFVNFDRRFQRVRPAVPPPGQARTDFDTLRAVAEAMGVGLVCATPADALAECGRLAPVFAGLSHDRLDREGSVPWPCTSPDRPGEAKLYTERFATPDGRAHLAAAPYLPPGERPDDDYPLVLITGRRWAHYNSGSMTRRGDNLALDPVDFLDLHPDDAGRYDLRDGEQVTVESRHGRARLIARVGDQTTPGQVFCSFHFPASGVNRLTSDVADTVTSCPEYKVTAVRVAVP from the coding sequence ATGAACGCCGTCACGATCGAGGTCGACGGCACCGGCGTCGAGGTGCCCGAGGCGTCGTCAGTGCTCACGGCGGTGCGGGCAGCCGGGATCGAGCTGCCCGCACTGTGCTCCGACGACCGGCTCAGTCCCGCCGGGTCATGCCGTACGTGTCTCGTACGGGCCGAGGGACGCATCGCGGCGGCCTGTGTCACTCCGGCCTCCCCCGGCATGCGCGTGGACACCAGGAGCGACGAGGTCGTGCGGCTGCGCCGGGACGCGGTGGAGGTCATCGTCTCCGCACTGCCGCCCCGGGCCCTCGCCGACGACAGTCCCAGCGAACTGGCCCATGTCTGCCGGTCGATGGGCATCGGCCCCGAGGCGGCGCAGGGTGCCGGAGGACAGGGCGCGGACGAGTCCCACCCGTACGTCCACTTGGACCGGGACCTGTGCATCGCCTGCGGCCGGTGCGTGCGAATGTGCTCGGAGTTGCAGGGCACCTTCGCCCTCACCCTGGTCGGCAGAGGCGGCGACACCGTCGTCGCGCCCGGCACCGGCGGCCCCTGGGCCGAGTCGGACTGCGTGGCCTGCGGCGGCTGCGTGGACACCTGCCCCACGGGGGCGATCACCCAGCCCGGACCGGCGCGGGGACTCACCTCGGCGTTCCACCCCGTGAAGGCCCGGACGCGCACCACCTGCGGCTACTGCGGCGTGGGCTGCACCCTCGACGTGATCGCACACGACGGTGAGGTCACGGCGGTGCTGCCCGCCCCGGACGGCCCGGTCAATCGCGGCCACGCGTGCGTGAAGGGTCGCTTCTGCCACGGATTCCGCACCTCACCGGAACGGCTCACCCGGCCGCTGCTGCGACGCGACGGCGTGCTGGAGCCGGTCGGCTGGGACGAGGCACTGGCGCACGTCGCCCGAGGGCTGCGGGCCGCCGTCGATGCCGGCGGCCCGGACTCCGTGGCGGCGATCTCCTCGGCCCGTGCCACCAACGAGGAGAACTACCTCGTACAGAAGTTCATGCGGGTCGTCATCGGAACCAACAACGTCGACAACTGCTCCCGCCTGTGCCACTCCCCCTCCGCCGCCGGCCTCACCGCTTCCTTCGGGCTCTCCGGCGGCACCGACACCTTCGACGACGTGGAGCGGGCCGACTGCCTGCTGGTGGTCGGAGCCAATCCCGTCGAGGCCCACCCGGTGGTCGGAGCACGGCTGCTGAGGCGGGTCCTCCGCGGCGCCAGGCTGGTCGTCGCCGACCCGCGTGCCGTGGGTCTCGCCCTGCACGCCGACGTGCATCTGCGTCCGCGTCCCGGCACCAACGTGGCGCTCTTCCACGGGCTCGCCCATGTCCTGCTCGCCGAAGGGCTGACCGACGAGGCGTTCCTGCGCGAACGCGCCACCGGACTGCCGGAGCTGACCGAACTGCTGGCCGACTACCCGCCGGACCGGGTCGCGGACCTCACCGGCGTGCCGGCCCCTGACCTGGTCACCGCCGCCCGCCTCTACGGCAGCGCGGATCATCCGGCCATCGTCTACGGCCTGGGTGTGACCGAGCACCTCCACGGCACCGACGGCGTACGGTCCCTGGCCAACCTGGCGATCCTGTGCGGCGCCGTGGGCACCGACCGGGGACACGGGGTCAACCCGCTGCGTGGCCAGAACAACGTCCAGGGTGCCTCCGACATGGGCGCTCTGCCGGATGTCCTGCCCGGATACGGCAAGGTGACCGACCCGGCCGTCCGCATGCGGGCCGAGGGCGTCTGGGGCGTACCAGTCCCAGGGCGGCCCGGCCTGCGGATCCCGGACATGTTCGCCGCCGCACGAGCCGGCGATCTGCGAGCGCTGTGGGTCATCGGCGAGGACGTCTGCGCCACCGACCCCGACGCGAACCGGGTCGTCCACGCCCTGGACGCGTGCCCGCTCGTCGTGTGCAACGAACTGTTCCTGTCCGAGACGGCCCAGCACGCCGACGTCGTACTGCCGGTGGCTTCCTGGCTGGAGAAGGACGGGACCTTCGTCAACTTCGACCGCCGGTTCCAGCGCGTCCGCCCCGCCGTGCCCCCACCCGGACAGGCCCGCACCGACTTCGACACCCTTCGGGCCGTCGCCGAGGCCATGGGAGTCGGCCTGGTCTGCGCGACTCCCGCCGACGCCCTTGCCGAGTGTGGCCGGCTCGCGCCTGTCTTCGCCGGGCTCTCCCACGACCGACTGGACCGCGAGGGCTCCGTCCCATGGCCCTGCACGTCCCCCGACCGGCCGGGAGAAGCCAAGCTGTACACCGAGCGCTTCGCCACACCGGACGGGCGGGCCCACCTGGCCGCCGCCCCGTACCTCCCCCCGGGTGAACGGCCCGACGACGACTATCCGCTGGTCCTGATCACCGGGCGGCGCTGGGCTCACTACAACTCCGGAAGCATGACGCGGCGGGGCGACAACCTCGCGCTCGACCCGGTTGACTTCCTGGACCTCCACCCCGACGACGCCGGCCGGTACGACCTGCGCGATGGCGAGCAGGTAACGGTGGAGAGCCGGCACGGCCGAGCCCGGCTCATCGCTCGTGTCGGTGACCAGACCACCCCCGGCCAGGTCTTCTGCTCCTTCCACTTCCCCGCGAGCGGAGTGAACCGCCTCACCTCGGACGTCGCGGATACCGTCACCTCCTGTCCCGAGTACAAGGTCACGGCGGTCCGCGTGGCCGTGCCGTAA
- a CDS encoding universal stress protein, with translation MRAHLGDQLAIEGPATGVTRRDGEIVGRHHVDGTPPYPHAPVGHGRRPVGIRPGALDPGHVGRRVAVERRGHGLSRRESARRAHISPDRPARPEERTAEPAVATHLTAAAALGATATALRGAGVDLPPVVVGLGDPTDGSADDAAGAHEERASTLLTDALRDAVRGHPQVEVHRRTVEAPAHQVLLDASHDADLVVVGAGRRHGHAGLQLGRVAHALLHHGACPVVVVPRRA, from the coding sequence ATGCGAGCTCACCTCGGCGACCAACTCGCCATCGAAGGTCCGGCGACCGGCGTCACCAGGCGCGACGGCGAGATCGTCGGACGCCACCACGTGGACGGAACGCCGCCCTATCCACATGCGCCGGTCGGACACGGACGAAGACCCGTGGGCATCCGGCCCGGGGCACTCGACCCCGGCCATGTCGGCCGGCGCGTGGCCGTCGAACGCCGGGGGCACGGGCTCAGCCGGAGGGAATCGGCCCGCCGCGCCCACATCTCGCCGGACCGCCCGGCACGTCCGGAGGAACGGACGGCCGAGCCTGCCGTGGCGACTCACCTCACTGCGGCCGCCGCGCTGGGGGCAACCGCCACCGCCCTTCGGGGGGCAGGCGTCGACCTGCCACCGGTGGTGGTCGGCCTCGGCGACCCCACGGACGGCTCGGCGGACGATGCCGCAGGTGCCCACGAGGAGCGTGCCTCCACCCTGCTCACCGACGCGCTGCGCGACGCGGTACGGGGCCACCCGCAGGTAGAGGTGCACCGTCGGACAGTCGAAGCCCCCGCACACCAGGTCCTCCTCGACGCCTCCCACGACGCCGACCTGGTGGTCGTGGGTGCGGGGCGGCGCCACGGCCATGCCGGTCTCCAGCTCGGGAGGGTCGCCCACGCCCTGCTGCATCACGGTGCGTGCCCGGTGGTCGTCGTCCCGCGACGGGCCTGA
- a CDS encoding glycoside hydrolase family 65 protein, whose amino-acid sequence MSEWTWEYEGYDPADERLRESLCTLGNGYFATRGAIPESRAGLVHYPATYAAGVYNRLESTVAGRRVVNEDLVNLPNWLLLRFRLRFADGSTGPWFSPDTRQPLDHRHTLDLRRATLTRTFRFRDDEAGVLSVEQVRLVHMGDPHLAALRTVVTAEEWSGGLEVESVLDGDVINSNVHRYRSLNRRHLVRVRTGAFATDVLWLSCRTSTSDIGIGMAARTACVGQPPTSSELRPSQRRAVHRLVIPVAPGRPAVVDKTVALHTSRDTAISDPLGAALDQVATAAGFPALVDSHVAAWARLWRGADVQVPGEAGRVLRLHLFHVLQTLSPHTADLDVGVPARGLHGEAYRGHVFWDELFVLSYLNLRLPEVSRALLNYRHRRLPQACRAARAAGRAGAMYPWQSGSDGREETQELHLNPRSGRWLPDNSRLQHHVGSAIAYNVWQYCEASGDTEYLHTKGAEMLLQIARFWADSAEFAPGLGRYRIRGVVGPDEYHDSYPAAAQPGLDDNAYTNVTAVWVLARALDLVRRLPAWRRQELFERIELDSGELPKWEEVSRRLRVPFHQGVISQFDGYGDLAELDWDAYRTHYDSIRRLDRILEAEGDSVNRYQASKQADVLMLGYLFSSTELRALFHRLGYDVDDEVWRRTVDYYLQRTSHGSTLSGLVHGLVLARARRAEAWSYVHEALEADIADIQGGTTGEGIHLGAMAGTLDLVQRGLTGLETREDALWLDPVPLPALSEYGFSLRYRGHWGVGVRRRSGQLEIRVPDSEESPIRVVLADRAVTVAPGETCTLVLPES is encoded by the coding sequence ATGTCGGAGTGGACCTGGGAGTACGAGGGCTACGACCCGGCCGATGAGCGGCTGCGCGAGTCGTTGTGCACACTCGGGAACGGCTACTTCGCCACCCGTGGCGCCATACCCGAGAGCAGGGCGGGGCTGGTGCACTACCCGGCCACTTACGCGGCCGGCGTCTACAACCGTCTGGAGTCCACCGTGGCGGGGCGGCGGGTGGTGAACGAGGACCTGGTGAACCTCCCGAACTGGCTGCTTCTGCGGTTCCGACTCCGCTTTGCCGACGGATCGACGGGCCCGTGGTTCTCTCCCGACACGCGGCAGCCGCTCGACCACCGGCACACTCTGGACCTGCGCCGCGCAACGCTGACACGCACGTTCCGCTTTCGGGACGACGAGGCAGGGGTGCTGAGTGTGGAACAGGTCCGGCTGGTGCACATGGGGGATCCGCACCTGGCCGCGCTGCGGACCGTTGTCACGGCCGAGGAGTGGTCCGGGGGGCTTGAGGTGGAGTCCGTGCTCGACGGCGACGTGATCAACAGCAACGTTCACCGTTACCGGTCTCTCAACCGGCGCCACCTGGTCCGTGTGCGGACCGGGGCGTTCGCGACCGACGTGCTGTGGCTGAGTTGCCGTACCAGTACCTCCGACATCGGCATCGGCATGGCGGCCCGTACGGCCTGCGTCGGGCAGCCGCCCACGTCGTCGGAGCTTCGTCCGTCTCAGCGCCGTGCCGTACACCGGCTCGTGATACCGGTCGCCCCGGGCCGCCCCGCCGTCGTGGACAAGACCGTGGCCCTGCACACCTCCCGTGACACGGCGATCAGTGATCCGCTCGGCGCGGCGCTCGACCAGGTGGCCACGGCTGCGGGCTTCCCGGCGCTCGTGGACTCCCATGTCGCAGCCTGGGCGAGGTTGTGGCGGGGCGCGGACGTCCAAGTGCCCGGGGAGGCGGGCCGTGTCCTGCGCCTGCATCTGTTCCATGTGCTGCAGACGTTGTCGCCGCACACCGCGGACCTGGACGTGGGCGTGCCGGCCCGGGGGCTGCACGGCGAGGCGTACCGGGGTCATGTCTTCTGGGACGAGTTGTTCGTGCTGTCGTATCTGAACCTGCGTCTCCCGGAGGTCTCGCGGGCCCTGCTCAACTACCGTCACCGGCGCCTGCCGCAGGCATGCCGCGCCGCTCGCGCGGCGGGCCGTGCCGGGGCGATGTACCCATGGCAGTCCGGTAGCGACGGCCGTGAAGAGACTCAGGAGCTGCACCTCAACCCCCGTTCGGGCCGGTGGCTCCCGGACAACTCCCGGCTCCAGCACCACGTCGGCTCGGCGATCGCCTACAACGTGTGGCAGTACTGCGAAGCAAGCGGTGACACCGAGTACCTGCACACCAAGGGCGCGGAGATGCTGTTGCAGATAGCCCGCTTCTGGGCGGACAGCGCGGAGTTCGCTCCGGGCCTCGGTCGATACCGCATCCGTGGCGTGGTCGGCCCCGACGAATATCACGACAGCTACCCCGCCGCCGCCCAGCCGGGCCTGGACGACAACGCGTACACCAACGTCACCGCCGTCTGGGTACTCGCTCGCGCCCTGGATCTGGTGCGGCGCCTCCCGGCATGGCGCCGGCAGGAGTTGTTCGAACGCATCGAGCTGGACAGCGGCGAACTCCCGAAGTGGGAGGAGGTCTCCCGGCGGCTGCGGGTGCCGTTCCACCAGGGCGTCATCAGCCAGTTCGACGGCTACGGCGACCTCGCCGAGCTGGACTGGGACGCATACCGCACCCACTACGACAGCATCCGGCGACTGGACCGCATCCTCGAGGCCGAGGGCGACTCCGTGAACCGCTACCAGGCCTCCAAACAGGCCGACGTCCTGATGCTCGGCTACCTTTTCTCTTCCACCGAGCTGCGGGCCCTTTTTCACCGTCTCGGGTACGACGTGGACGACGAGGTCTGGCGCAGGACCGTCGACTACTACCTGCAACGCACCAGCCACGGCTCCACCCTCAGCGGACTCGTCCACGGACTCGTCCTCGCCCGGGCCAGACGAGCCGAGGCATGGAGTTACGTCCACGAGGCTCTGGAGGCGGACATCGCCGACATCCAGGGCGGCACCACCGGAGAGGGCATCCACCTCGGCGCCATGGCCGGGACCCTGGACCTGGTGCAGCGCGGCCTGACGGGACTGGAGACGCGTGAGGACGCCCTCTGGCTGGACCCGGTGCCCCTTCCCGCACTGTCGGAGTACGGGTTCTCCCTGCGCTACCGCGGCCACTGGGGTGTCGGCGTACGGCGTCGGAGCGGACAGCTGGAGATCCGGGTGCCCGACTCGGAGGAGTCACCGATCCGCGTGGTGCTGGCCGACCGGGCCGTGACCGTCGCGCCCGGAGAGACCTGCACGCTCGTGCTGCCGGAGAGCTGA
- a CDS encoding CBS domain-containing protein: MQHRTVAELMTRDVVKARRDLPFKEIVRLLAENDVTAVPVVDDLDRPMGVVSEADLLRKSADQADPSGRVPVPHLEAWERAKAEGSRAEELMSAPAVCARPEWSVVEAARLMEAQHVKRLPVVDETDRLLGIVSRGDLLRIFLRRDDAIRDEIAEDVLRRTMRLAPSEVTVEVRDGRVDLRGSVEFRSLIPVIERLCRSVDGVVSVSEHLAYRTDDARRSSTTAT; the protein is encoded by the coding sequence ATGCAGCACCGAACGGTCGCGGAGCTCATGACCAGAGACGTCGTCAAGGCGCGGCGCGACCTGCCGTTCAAGGAGATCGTCAGGCTTCTGGCGGAGAACGACGTCACCGCTGTGCCCGTGGTGGACGACCTGGACCGCCCCATGGGTGTGGTGTCCGAGGCGGACCTGCTGCGCAAGAGCGCCGACCAGGCCGACCCGTCTGGCAGGGTCCCGGTTCCACACCTCGAGGCATGGGAGCGGGCCAAGGCCGAGGGCTCCCGCGCCGAGGAACTGATGTCGGCTCCTGCAGTGTGCGCGCGTCCGGAGTGGAGCGTGGTGGAGGCCGCCCGCCTGATGGAGGCCCAGCACGTCAAGCGGCTGCCCGTCGTCGACGAGACGGACCGGCTCCTGGGCATCGTCAGCCGTGGCGACCTGCTGCGGATCTTCCTGCGCCGTGACGACGCCATCCGCGACGAGATCGCCGAGGACGTGCTGCGACGCACGATGAGGCTTGCCCCCTCCGAGGTGACGGTCGAGGTGCGCGACGGGCGAGTGGATCTCAGGGGTTCGGTCGAGTTCAGAAGTCTGATCCCTGTCATCGAGCGGCTCTGCCGGAGCGTCGACGGGGTGGTATCGGTCTCCGAACATCTTGCGTACCGGACCGACGACGCCCGACGGTCCTCCACCACTGCGACCTGA
- a CDS encoding NAD(P)H-dependent oxidoreductase subunit E: MALVRSAQPFDAFRALADRRGRPGDKLIKSLAEARAGTRNGPEVWAPKVAAHLGLPAAAALGPASYYADLAAPHGDRHVRVCTATACFAAAGGEHLAEVERELGVAEHTASPHGDVSVQAVRCLGYCYAGPAALDGNTPCTGASLPAQLAGREPPRAPEIPVADDTGDPVLLGGVLSGEPAWQVWSRTVSSATADEVHREVAASGLRGRGGAGFRVAAKWEAAGRAPGTVVVANGDEGDPGSYADRLLMEADPGRVLEGLALACFACGAREGVVLVRSEYPAALARMREAVRQAYTAGCLGASVRGTATSLDIHVVEGAGSYVAGEETALIGGLEGGRGCARPRPPYPTERGLWNAPTVVNNVETLAAVPWIVRHGGRAYARRGTSDETGTKLVCLSERFARPGCYEVELGTPVRHIVTELGGGLKDGAEPAALQVGGPLGGFLAADALDVPLSESGLSARGAALGHAGLVAFDERVAPEEVLRHVWEFAAAESCGACSPCRVGSRRGLELASADAPPGQEWERLSRLLTEASLCAFGRRIPPAVHSLARAYGDRLAGWEP, translated from the coding sequence ATGGCCCTCGTCCGATCCGCTCAGCCTTTCGACGCCTTCCGGGCGCTGGCGGACCGACGTGGGCGGCCGGGAGACAAACTGATCAAGTCGTTGGCCGAGGCCAGGGCTGGAACGCGGAACGGCCCCGAGGTCTGGGCACCGAAGGTCGCCGCCCACCTTGGGCTTCCTGCTGCCGCCGCTCTGGGACCTGCCAGTTACTACGCGGACCTCGCCGCCCCGCACGGAGACCGCCATGTCCGGGTGTGCACCGCGACGGCGTGCTTCGCCGCAGCGGGCGGAGAGCACCTCGCGGAGGTGGAGCGTGAGCTGGGTGTCGCGGAACACACCGCCTCGCCGCACGGTGACGTGTCAGTGCAGGCCGTCCGCTGTCTCGGCTACTGCTACGCGGGGCCCGCCGCCCTTGACGGCAACACACCCTGCACCGGCGCGTCCCTCCCCGCTCAGCTCGCCGGGCGGGAGCCACCGCGGGCGCCGGAGATCCCGGTGGCCGACGACACCGGTGACCCGGTCCTGCTCGGTGGTGTGCTCTCCGGTGAGCCGGCGTGGCAGGTGTGGTCGAGGACGGTGTCGTCGGCCACGGCGGACGAGGTGCACCGGGAGGTGGCGGCGTCCGGGCTGCGTGGGCGGGGCGGCGCCGGATTCCGCGTGGCGGCGAAGTGGGAGGCGGCCGGCCGCGCACCCGGGACCGTGGTCGTCGCCAACGGCGACGAAGGGGATCCGGGTTCTTACGCCGACAGGCTGCTGATGGAGGCCGACCCGGGGCGCGTGCTGGAGGGTCTGGCCCTGGCCTGTTTCGCGTGCGGGGCCCGTGAGGGAGTGGTGCTGGTGCGCTCCGAATACCCGGCAGCTCTGGCACGGATGAGGGAAGCGGTGCGCCAGGCGTACACCGCCGGGTGTCTCGGAGCGTCGGTGCGCGGGACGGCCACCTCTTTGGACATCCATGTCGTCGAGGGCGCCGGCTCCTACGTCGCCGGTGAGGAGACCGCGCTGATCGGAGGGCTGGAGGGCGGTCGCGGGTGCGCCCGGCCCCGTCCGCCGTACCCGACCGAGCGTGGGCTGTGGAACGCGCCGACCGTCGTCAACAATGTGGAGACCCTGGCGGCCGTCCCCTGGATCGTCCGGCACGGCGGCCGGGCGTACGCCCGGCGTGGCACGTCCGACGAGACGGGGACCAAGCTGGTCTGTCTCTCGGAGCGATTCGCACGGCCCGGTTGCTACGAGGTCGAGCTCGGCACGCCGGTTCGGCACATCGTCACCGAGCTGGGAGGCGGTCTGAAGGACGGCGCCGAGCCGGCGGCTCTCCAGGTCGGCGGGCCGCTGGGCGGCTTCCTCGCTGCCGACGCGCTGGACGTACCGCTGTCGGAGTCAGGGCTGTCGGCCCGAGGCGCCGCTCTGGGCCACGCCGGTCTCGTCGCCTTCGACGAGCGGGTGGCTCCGGAGGAAGTGCTTCGTCACGTATGGGAGTTCGCCGCGGCCGAGAGCTGCGGCGCGTGCTCACCCTGCCGCGTCGGCTCGCGCCGCGGCCTGGAGCTGGCATCCGCCGATGCCCCGCCGGGTCAGGAGTGGGAACGGCTGTCGCGACTCCTCACCGAGGCGAGCCTGTGCGCCTTCGGACGGCGGATCCCGCCCGCCGTGCACAGCCTTGCCCGCGCCTACGGGGACCGACTGGCGGGATGGGAGCCATGA